One Castanea sativa cultivar Marrone di Chiusa Pesio chromosome 4, ASM4071231v1 DNA window includes the following coding sequences:
- the LOC142632573 gene encoding uncharacterized protein LOC142632573, producing the protein MWLSDERCAKMVEASSSSYSVGHCDSDILRRVEICGRDLAWWNYNIFGNVRKELKNKKALLVEAESAAIVSGQNGRVRELKEEINILLDREARMWSQRSRTLWLKNGDNNTKFFHCWATQRHRKNKIRGIMDENNI; encoded by the coding sequence ATGTGGCTATCAGATGAACGATGTGCAAAAATGGTGGAAGCATCTTCGTCCTCCTATTCTGTGGGGCATTGTGATAGTGATATACTAAGGAGGGTGGAGATTTGTGGTAGGGACCTAGCATGGTGGAACTACAACATTTTCGGTAATGTGAGGAAGgagttaaaaaacaaaaaagctctCTTGGTGGAGGCCGAATCTGCTGCTATTGTAAGTGGACAGAATGGTCGGGTTAGAGAGTTAAAAGAGGAGATAAATATTTTGCTGGATAGAGAAGCAAGAATGTGGAGCCAAAGATCACGTACTCTTTGGCTAAAAAATGGTGATAACAACACGAAGTTCTTCCATTGTTGGGCTACTCAGAGgcataggaaaaataaaatccgGGGAATCATGGATGAGAATAACATATAG
- the LOC142631704 gene encoding extradiol ring-cleavage dioxygenase, translating to MDTFYISHGSPTLSIDEAIPARHFLKAWQEKGHCQRPKAILVISGHWDTAVPSVNVITGLNETIHDFYGFPKDMYKLKYPAPGAPELAKRVKELLMESEFKHVDEDRKRGLDHGAWVPLMLMYPEADIPVCQLSVQSDRDGTYHYKLGKALVPLKEEGVLIMGSGSATHNLRNIGGRGSSVPSWAMNFDTWLKDALLEGRYEDVNHWDEKAPSAKMAHPWPDHFYPLHVAMGAAGENAKAKNVHHSWDMGTLSYASYQFTTATS from the exons ATGGACACGTTCTACATATCTCATGGATCACCAACGCTGTCAATAGACGAGGCGATTCCGGCAAGACATTTCTTGAAGGCGTGGCAGGAAAAAGGTCACTGCCAGCGCCCAAAGGCCATTCTCGTTATCTCTGGACACTGGGACACCGCTGTCCCTTCCGTCAATGTCATCACCGGCTTAAACGAAACCATCCACGATTTCTATGGCTTCCCCAAGGATATGTACAAG CTCAAGTACCCAGCTCCAGGTGCTCCAGAATTGGCAAAGAGGGTAAAGGAACTGCTCATGGAATCAGAATTCAAGCATGTTGATGAGGATAGAAAACGAGGGCTTGACCATGGTGCATGGGTTCCCCTCATGTTAATGTATCCGGAGGCGGATATCCCAGTGTGTCAGCTCTCTGTTCAATCAGATAGAGATGGTACTTATCACTACAAGTTGGGCAAGGCATTGGTCCCTCTTAAGGAAGAAGGTGTCCTCATCATGGGTTCTGGAAGTGCTACTCACAACTTGAGGAACATTGGGGGCAGGGGCAGTTCTGTTCCTTCCTGGGCTATGAATTTTGATACCTGGCTTAAAGATGCTCTTCTTGAAGGAAG ATATGAAGATGTGAATCACTGGGATGAGAAGGCACCAAGTGCAAAAATGGCTCACCCTTGGCCAGATCACTTCTATCCATTGCATGTGGCCATGGGTGCTGCTGGTGAAAATGCAAAGGCCAAAAACGTCCACCATAGCTGGGACATGGGTACTCTTTCTTATGCCTCTTACCAGTTCACAACAGCCACCAGTTGA